One segment of Halorubellus sp. JP-L1 DNA contains the following:
- a CDS encoding universal stress protein — translation MSRHVLVPFDESNGSEHALEHALEQHPDATITLLHVVDLMEAGYSTPVDGTLPGFWEDWFESEKAQAEELFEGARARASEAGVEVETETVVGRPTRAINDYAEEHDVDHVVMGSHGRSGVSRVLLGSVAEGVVRRAPVPVTVVR, via the coding sequence ATGAGCAGACACGTTCTGGTTCCGTTCGACGAATCCAATGGCTCCGAGCACGCCCTCGAGCACGCGCTCGAACAGCATCCCGACGCCACCATCACGCTCCTGCACGTCGTCGACCTGATGGAAGCCGGGTACTCCACTCCGGTCGACGGCACCCTCCCCGGGTTCTGGGAGGACTGGTTCGAGAGCGAGAAGGCCCAGGCCGAGGAGTTGTTCGAGGGAGCGCGAGCGCGAGCGAGCGAGGCGGGCGTCGAAGTGGAGACCGAGACCGTCGTCGGACGGCCGACGCGAGCGATCAACGACTACGCCGAGGAGCACGACGTCGACCACGTCGTGATGGGGAGTCACGGCCGGTCGGGCGTCTCGCGCGTCCTCCTGGGGAGCGTCGCCGAGGGCGTCGTACGCCGTGCACCCGTTCCGGTCACGGTCGTCCGATGA
- a CDS encoding MTH865 family protein yields the protein MADEQDLREQMEDAFGGADYPISSPMDLVPALPNGPGTRFESGDFSMTAMELQTKLPGGDFPYDDVESFVDDVIENLKDEGHI from the coding sequence ATGGCAGACGAGCAAGACCTTCGCGAACAGATGGAAGACGCGTTCGGTGGCGCCGACTACCCGATCTCGAGCCCGATGGACCTCGTCCCCGCGCTCCCCAACGGTCCCGGCACGCGCTTCGAGTCCGGCGACTTCTCCATGACGGCCATGGAGCTCCAGACGAAACTGCCGGGCGGGGACTTTCCCTACGACGACGTCGAGTCCTTCGTCGACGACGTCATCGAGAACCTCAAGGACGAAGGCCACATCTGA
- a CDS encoding type 1 glutamine amidotransferase, with amino-acid sequence MTEPRVVVCRNEVDPAHAYHCDALAASLPDAVELDYAAGDRPDLDDADAVVLTGSTAGVYEADAYPWMHSQMALVETLVDREIPTLAVCFGHQLANAALGGTVEAKETTARLVDVEFADDPLFAGVEPVVPAVHGDVVVEPAPAMDVVATTDYYDAFATRHRDAPLWSVQFHPEFTAAHRDRLDADYGWSDGDHSFADVNAGRVYANFTRIVADGDY; translated from the coding sequence ATGACAGAACCTCGCGTCGTGGTCTGCCGGAACGAGGTCGACCCGGCGCACGCCTACCACTGCGACGCTCTCGCCGCGTCGCTCCCGGACGCCGTCGAACTCGACTACGCCGCGGGCGACCGACCCGACCTCGACGACGCCGACGCCGTCGTCCTCACGGGGAGTACCGCGGGGGTCTACGAGGCCGACGCGTACCCGTGGATGCACTCGCAGATGGCGCTCGTCGAGACGCTCGTCGACCGCGAGATCCCGACGCTCGCGGTCTGCTTCGGGCACCAGCTCGCGAACGCCGCGCTCGGCGGAACCGTCGAGGCGAAGGAGACGACCGCCCGACTGGTCGACGTCGAGTTCGCCGACGACCCACTCTTTGCGGGCGTCGAACCGGTCGTCCCCGCCGTCCACGGCGACGTCGTCGTCGAACCCGCGCCAGCGATGGACGTCGTCGCGACGACGGACTACTACGACGCGTTCGCTACGCGGCACCGCGACGCGCCGCTGTGGAGCGTCCAGTTCCACCCCGAGTTCACCGCCGCGCACCGCGACCGCCTCGACGCCGACTACGGCTGGAGCGACGGTGACCACTCCTTCGCGGACGTGAACGCGGGCCGCGTCTACGCGAACTTCACGCGAATCGTCGCCGACGGCGACTACTGA
- a CDS encoding bifunctional metallophosphatase/5'-nucleotidase — protein MRVLHFADVEAGLDEPERAGRLATVLRESGGSEPIVTDGGDTLAPSVLGLETKGTHALAFHDAVSPDVATVGNHDFDHGRAAAREVTWDSPARYVTANVLEGGQPFGDAAPWTIVDRSDGALGVVGITDPASSVPDALAVEDPVRAVRTAVADLRDHGVRAILVLAHAGDEVVRTLARQRGVDAIAAGHVHRVGRERISGTPIVRPGVNGEVVWELEFTGERVETDDHDVEAATVDESVAEILQAERYRVGLEDTVGYLEEPLVRDATRRFAGRERTGSLVATAYREGASADVGVVDTRAIREGPRLKGTVSRADVIGLVPFAAPLCRLEVSGRTLARLLRDSVVTDERAARGTGAFACWLQVAGASLRVAGDGTVEAMRVGGEEIDGTRDYVVGTNAYVVESDEFPAVDRRHLLAQGDDQYEAVVALFEQGRVADVPEGFVDSV, from the coding sequence GTGCGGGTGCTGCACTTCGCCGACGTGGAGGCCGGACTTGACGAGCCGGAGCGAGCCGGGCGTCTGGCGACCGTCCTCCGCGAGTCGGGTGGCTCGGAGCCGATCGTCACCGACGGCGGGGACACGCTCGCGCCCAGCGTGCTCGGCCTGGAGACGAAGGGGACGCACGCGCTGGCGTTCCACGACGCGGTGTCGCCGGACGTGGCGACGGTCGGGAATCACGACTTCGACCACGGTCGGGCGGCGGCGCGCGAGGTGACGTGGGACTCGCCGGCGCGGTACGTGACGGCGAACGTCCTCGAGGGCGGGCAGCCGTTCGGGGACGCGGCGCCGTGGACGATCGTCGACCGCTCGGACGGCGCGCTCGGCGTCGTCGGCATCACGGACCCGGCGTCGTCGGTGCCGGACGCGCTGGCGGTCGAGGACCCGGTCCGCGCGGTGCGGACCGCCGTGGCAGACCTGCGCGACCACGGCGTCCGCGCGATCCTCGTGCTGGCGCATGCCGGCGACGAGGTCGTGCGGACGCTCGCACGGCAGCGGGGCGTCGACGCGATCGCGGCCGGGCACGTGCATCGCGTCGGTCGCGAACGCATCTCGGGGACGCCGATCGTCCGTCCGGGCGTGAACGGGGAGGTCGTGTGGGAACTCGAGTTCACGGGCGAGCGCGTGGAGACGGACGACCACGACGTCGAGGCGGCGACGGTCGACGAGTCCGTCGCGGAGATCCTGCAGGCCGAACGGTATCGCGTGGGCCTCGAGGACACCGTCGGCTACCTGGAGGAGCCACTGGTCCGGGACGCGACGCGTCGGTTCGCGGGCCGAGAACGCACCGGGTCGCTGGTCGCGACGGCGTACCGCGAGGGCGCGAGCGCTGACGTTGGCGTCGTCGACACGCGCGCCATCCGCGAGGGCCCGCGACTGAAGGGGACGGTCTCGCGCGCGGACGTCATCGGACTCGTGCCGTTCGCCGCGCCGCTGTGCCGACTGGAAGTCTCGGGGCGGACGCTCGCACGACTCCTCCGGGACAGCGTCGTGACGGACGAACGCGCCGCGCGCGGCACCGGCGCGTTCGCGTGCTGGCTGCAGGTCGCGGGCGCGTCGCTCCGCGTCGCCGGCGACGGCACCGTCGAAGCCATGCGCGTCGGCGGCGAGGAGATCGACGGGACCCGCGACTACGTCGTCGGAACGAACGCGTACGTCGTCGAGAGCGACGAGTTCCCCGCGGTCGACCGCCGGCACCTGCTCGCGCAGGGCGACGACCAGTACGAGGCCGTCGTCGCGCTCTTCGAGCAGGGCCGCGTCGCCGACGTCCCCGAGGGCTTCGTCGACTCGGTGTAA
- a CDS encoding MOSC domain-containing protein: MPTVDALVTHPVKSLDPLLVDEVDLVGGRLRHDREYALQDDDRELVKATGEPALHRVRSSYDPETRTLTARRNDEAADAAVSFALDSERGDANAWFSDYLGYPVALVRDAGGGFMDREYAKGPSIVSTGTLEAIGEWFDLDPANVRRRIRANVVVDAEPFWEDRLWTGGDEVVAFRIGDVEFEGVGCCARCVVPSRDPDTGEAIEGFQRRFVERREATMPAWADADALEHYYQVMALSRVHESADGGTLAVGDEVEVFGTRPRDAASAAD, from the coding sequence ATGCCGACTGTGGACGCACTCGTGACGCACCCGGTGAAGTCGCTGGACCCGCTGCTCGTGGACGAGGTCGACCTCGTCGGCGGTCGTCTCCGCCACGACCGCGAGTACGCGCTCCAGGACGACGACCGCGAACTCGTCAAGGCCACGGGCGAACCGGCCCTCCACCGCGTCCGCAGTTCCTACGACCCCGAGACGCGGACGCTCACCGCCCGCAGGAACGACGAAGCGGCGGACGCGGCGGTGTCGTTCGCGCTCGACAGCGAGCGCGGGGACGCGAACGCGTGGTTCAGCGACTACCTCGGCTATCCCGTCGCGCTCGTTCGGGACGCCGGCGGTGGGTTCATGGACCGAGAGTACGCAAAGGGGCCCTCTATCGTCTCGACGGGAACGCTCGAGGCGATCGGCGAGTGGTTCGACCTGGACCCTGCGAACGTCAGGCGTCGGATCCGCGCGAACGTCGTCGTGGACGCGGAGCCGTTCTGGGAGGACCGCCTGTGGACCGGCGGAGACGAGGTGGTCGCGTTCCGCATCGGCGACGTGGAGTTCGAGGGCGTCGGGTGCTGTGCGCGTTGCGTCGTCCCATCACGGGACCCGGATACTGGCGAGGCGATCGAGGGGTTCCAGCGTCGGTTCGTCGAGCGCCGCGAGGCGACGATGCCGGCGTGGGCGGACGCGGACGCGCTCGAGCACTACTATCAGGTGATGGCGCTCTCGCGCGTCCACGAGTCCGCCGACGGCGGGACGCTCGCGGTCGGGGACGAGGTCGAGGTCTTCGGCACGCGACCGCGCGACGCGGCCAGCGCGGCGGACTGA
- a CDS encoding MBL fold metallo-hydrolase → MTPSSFDAVSVVDTELFGAPGLHAAYLVEGPEPVLVDAGAAPAADVVEAAVHEHGVDAEALSAIVPTHVHLDHAGAVGDLAERFPNATVYVHERGLPYLTDADRLERLVESARAAVGDAVADQYGTPKTVYPDRTVAIADGDVVPCGDRDLDVVHAPGHAPHQVALSDPASGVLFAGDAAGMTLGGDLLPTTPAPDFDLDESLATLERLRARDPDAVCYGHFGVREDAVDALDAYAELLPAWVDAVEAALDDPDVDDRGALVSRLRENWASPTLERDVHGVVHALDADS, encoded by the coding sequence GTGACTCCCTCCTCGTTCGACGCCGTCTCCGTCGTGGACACGGAACTGTTCGGCGCACCCGGACTGCACGCCGCGTACCTCGTCGAGGGTCCCGAGCCGGTACTCGTCGACGCGGGCGCCGCGCCGGCCGCGGACGTCGTCGAGGCGGCCGTACACGAGCACGGCGTCGACGCAGAGGCGCTCTCGGCGATCGTCCCGACGCACGTCCACCTCGACCACGCGGGCGCGGTCGGCGACCTCGCCGAGCGGTTCCCGAACGCGACCGTGTACGTCCACGAACGCGGACTGCCGTATTTGACCGACGCCGACCGTCTCGAGCGTCTCGTCGAGAGCGCGCGAGCGGCGGTCGGTGACGCGGTCGCCGACCAGTACGGGACGCCGAAGACCGTCTACCCGGACCGCACCGTCGCCATCGCCGACGGCGACGTCGTCCCATGCGGTGACCGCGACCTCGACGTCGTGCACGCACCCGGTCACGCCCCCCATCAGGTCGCGCTTTCCGACCCGGCGTCGGGCGTCCTGTTCGCCGGTGACGCCGCCGGGATGACCCTCGGTGGCGACCTTCTCCCGACCACGCCCGCGCCCGACTTCGACCTCGACGAGTCGCTCGCGACCCTCGAGCGACTCCGCGCACGCGACCCCGACGCCGTCTGCTACGGTCACTTCGGCGTCCGCGAGGACGCCGTCGACGCCCTCGACGCGTACGCGGAACTGCTCCCGGCGTGGGTCGACGCCGTCGAGGCCGCGCTCGACGACCCCGACGTCGACGACCGGGGCGCGCTCGTCTCCCGCCTCCGCGAGAACTGGGCGAGTCCCACGCTCGAACGCGACGTCCACGGCGTCGTGCACGCACTCGACGCCGACAGCTGA
- a CDS encoding DUF2237 family protein, protein MDEPDGDGGGGVDDRRLEVDGEERNVYGDPLEPCGRDPETGVLRDGECHAMPARDPGRHEVCAVLTERFLEFSATMGNELREPRPDLQFPGLSPGDRWCVCLPRWVEAVEGRAAPPVVLAATNESVLDAVDLETLEAHAHDAED, encoded by the coding sequence ATGGACGAACCAGACGGCGACGGCGGCGGCGGCGTCGACGACCGCCGCCTCGAGGTCGATGGCGAGGAGCGGAACGTGTACGGCGACCCCCTGGAGCCGTGCGGGCGCGACCCGGAGACGGGCGTGCTCCGGGACGGGGAGTGTCACGCGATGCCGGCGCGGGACCCGGGGCGGCACGAGGTGTGTGCGGTGCTGACCGAGCGGTTCCTCGAGTTCTCCGCGACGATGGGGAACGAACTCCGGGAGCCTCGGCCGGACCTGCAGTTCCCGGGGCTCTCGCCCGGCGACCGCTGGTGCGTCTGCCTCCCCCGCTGGGTGGAGGCCGTGGAGGGCCGGGCGGCGCCGCCGGTGGTGCTGGCGGCGACGAACGAATCCGTGCTGGACGCGGTCGACCTGGAGACGCTGGAGGCGCACGCCCACGACGCCGAGGACTGA